A stretch of the Aegilops tauschii subsp. strangulata cultivar AL8/78 chromosome 4, Aet v6.0, whole genome shotgun sequence genome encodes the following:
- the LOC141021426 gene encoding uncharacterized protein, whose amino-acid sequence MRNLKDEKTKIYPSTTRGGKELPSSSALDSPSVLSKLATPKPASAINSDMSHVIDDATSAMHDTYDETTSMLDNTVPLGEFLDEQLARARENEIIETDNIDESDDEDSPPRYELPVVPEGYVMDEETARDFLACNDRNDLKKLLAKLKEKSLNAIMKYDPAFATSPICITDKDYDFSVDPEIITLVESDHFYGYESETLVVHLTKLNDIATLFTNDEKTRYYYILQLFPFSLKGDAKTWFNSLDPGCVRSPQDMIYYFSAKYFPAHKKQAALREIYNFVQIEEESLPQAWGRLLQLLNALPDQPLKKNEILDIFYNGLTDAPRDYLDSCAGCVFRERTVDQADVLLNNMLIYENNWTLPEPTPKPTPKKRDILFLSPEDMQEAKKSMKEKGIKAEDVKNLPPVEEIHGLNLPPIEEIHGLDNPT is encoded by the coding sequence atgaggaacttgaaagacgaaaaaaccaagatctatccctcaactacgaggggaggtaaggaactgccatctagctctgcacttgattcaccttctgttttgagtaaacttgcgacacctaaacctgcttctgctattaattctgatatgtcgcatgttattgatgatgccacttctgctatgcatgatacttatgatgaaactacttctatgcttgataatactgtgccactaggtgaatttctagatgaacaacttgctagggctagagagaatgaaattattgaaactgataatattgatgaaagtgatgatgaagattctccccctagatatgaattgcctgttgtgcctgagggttatgttatggatgaagaaactgctagagattttcttgcttgcaatgataggaatgatcttaagaaattattagctaagctgaaagaaaaatctctgaatgctataatgaaatatgaccctgcttttgctacttcacctatctgtattaccgataaggattatgatttctctgtcgatcctgagataattactttggttgaatctgatcatttctatggctatgaatctgaaactcttgtggtacatcttactaaattaaatgatatagctaccctattcactaatgatgagaaaactcgctactactatatccttcaattatttccgttctcattaaagggtgatgctaagacatggtttaattctcttgatcctggttgtgtgcgtagtccacaggatatgatttattacttctctgctaaatatttccccgctcataagaaacaagctgctttaagggaaatatataattttgtgcaaattgaagaagagagtctcccacaagcttgggggaggctcctccaattacttaatgctttgcctgatcaacctctcaagaaaaatgaaatacttgatatcttttataatggactaaccgatgcccCCAGAGactacctggatagttgtgctggttgtgttttcagggaaagaactgttgatcaagctgatgtgctattgaataatatgttgatatatgaaaataattggacacttcctgaaccaactcctaagccaactccgaagaaaagggatattctatttctcagtcctgaagatatgcaagaggcaaagaaatctatgaaagaaaaaggtattaaagctgaagatgttaagaatttaccgcctgttgaagaaatacatggtcttaatttaccgcctattgaagaaatacatggtcttgataacccgacatag